The following coding sequences are from one Paenibacillus tundrae window:
- a CDS encoding purine-nucleoside phosphorylase, with amino-acid sequence MTALTQQMILEAASYIQSKSPVKPEVGLILGSGLGILAELIEDGVSIAYQDIPHFPVSTVEGHEGELLVGTIKGRPVVMMKGRFHMYEGYGPELTAFPVRVMKELGVTSVLVTNAAGGVNTSYEPGDLMLISDHLNLTGKNPLIGPNDPALGVRFPDLSEAYSRRLRALAKDTAASQGFNVREGVYAGLLGPNYETPAEIVMLRTLGADAVGMSTVSEVIVARHAGLEVLGISCISNMAAGILDQPLSHDEVMETTERVRESFLALVVAVIPQM; translated from the coding sequence ATGACAGCATTAACTCAACAAATGATTTTGGAAGCAGCATCTTATATTCAAAGCAAAAGCCCCGTTAAGCCTGAAGTAGGCTTGATTCTTGGCTCAGGTCTTGGCATTTTGGCTGAACTCATTGAAGATGGTGTGAGTATCGCTTATCAAGACATCCCCCATTTCCCTGTATCTACGGTAGAAGGACATGAGGGTGAGCTGCTGGTTGGAACAATCAAAGGCCGTCCTGTTGTTATGATGAAAGGACGTTTCCATATGTATGAGGGCTACGGTCCAGAGCTTACTGCTTTTCCGGTTCGTGTGATGAAGGAACTTGGAGTTACATCGGTACTTGTAACGAACGCAGCAGGTGGAGTAAACACATCGTACGAACCAGGTGACTTGATGTTGATCTCTGATCATCTGAATCTTACAGGCAAAAACCCACTCATCGGTCCTAATGATCCAGCACTGGGTGTGCGGTTCCCGGATCTGTCTGAAGCTTATAGCCGCCGCTTGCGTGCGTTGGCGAAAGATACTGCAGCATCCCAAGGCTTCAACGTACGTGAAGGCGTCTATGCAGGTCTGCTCGGTCCAAACTATGAGACACCAGCTGAGATTGTTATGCTCCGTACTCTGGGTGCAGATGCTGTTGGTATGTCCACGGTGTCTGAAGTCATTGTGGCTCGCCATGCAGGTTTGGAAGTTCTGGGTATCTCTTGTATCAGCAACATGGCAGCGGGTATTCTGGATCAACCGCTCTCCCATGATGAGGTTATGGAGACAACAGAGCGGG